The Carnobacterium sp. 17-4 genome has a window encoding:
- a CDS encoding EpsG family protein, translating into MFFYVSIFVILLILATIEVVLRNKKISIITGSILAIVAGFRFYTGYDFNSYGKFYSEIEKFSDVFNGKIEAESGFLFLNYLFKSMGFNYYTFILFFSFVSLILLTNFVYKFTPFPSLVLLYYYARFFLVRDMGQIRSAMACIIILYSIPYILNKKPFKFLLITFIASLFHITALSFIIVYIFHYLFKHLTLKNIFSLLSISLIIGIIVQIPQIYIWAIPDRYNAYFTSPNYTNGQWIFNPILWMQLVLFFAAVFLAYPKIQEEKDRFNLLLKIYFIASLILIFTGTLSTVGGRLGTLFSTSEILIVPTLFSSFSKNKLINLFLFFGFTFVVFCLIFIISGTYIDYIPYETIFSF; encoded by the coding sequence ATGTTTTTTTATGTAAGTATTTTTGTTATCTTGCTTATTTTAGCGACTATCGAAGTAGTATTGAGAAATAAAAAGATCTCTATTATAACTGGTAGTATACTTGCTATCGTAGCGGGATTCCGTTTTTATACAGGATATGATTTTAACTCATATGGAAAATTTTATTCAGAGATTGAAAAATTCTCTGATGTTTTTAATGGGAAAATAGAAGCAGAAAGTGGTTTTCTATTTTTAAATTATCTTTTTAAGTCTATGGGCTTTAATTATTATACATTTATATTATTTTTTTCTTTCGTGAGCTTAATTTTACTAACTAATTTCGTTTATAAATTCACTCCATTTCCTTCTTTAGTATTACTTTATTATTATGCTAGATTTTTTTTGGTTCGTGATATGGGACAAATTAGATCTGCAATGGCATGTATTATAATCTTATACTCTATACCATATATATTAAATAAAAAGCCATTTAAATTTTTACTTATTACTTTTATAGCTTCGTTATTTCACATAACAGCTTTGTCATTTATAATTGTTTATATTTTTCACTATCTATTCAAGCATTTGACATTAAAAAATATATTTTCTCTATTAAGTATTAGTCTCATAATTGGAATAATTGTACAAATTCCCCAAATATATATTTGGGCAATTCCTGATCGGTACAATGCCTATTTTACTAGCCCAAATTATACAAATGGACAATGGATTTTTAATCCAATATTGTGGATGCAATTAGTTCTTTTTTTTGCAGCAGTATTTTTAGCTTATCCAAAAATACAAGAAGAAAAGGATAGATTTAATTTATTACTAAAAATATATTTTATAGCGTCCTTAATATTAATATTTACTGGAACTTTAAGTACTGTGGGTGGGAGATTAGGTACTTTATTTTCTACTAGTGAAATACTTATTGTACCAACTTTATTTTCATCTTTTAGTAAAAATAAATTAATTAACCTATTTCTATTTTTTGGATTTACTTTTGTAGTCTTTTGTTTAATATTTATTATTTCTGGAACGTATATAGACTATATACCTTATGAGACTATTTTCAGTTTTTAG